Proteins from one Scylla paramamosain isolate STU-SP2022 chromosome 3, ASM3559412v1, whole genome shotgun sequence genomic window:
- the LOC135092984 gene encoding uncharacterized protein LOC135092984 produces the protein MSDTEEINAIDGLREGEGEQVDRDQTCIEEVSVRERVPTDKGREYQVSVTKGRAESCKRKWSSVTSKIKKGLKIVISPFELEPMSSEVIEAFHQYYVEYTKLVELEPERSEELNEELEHNQQVHHEILESIECKRKELKNDRGSICSSKWSRHSRVSSTSSRLSAQRKQEVAAKVARLRKEMEYHDSLAEAEVMLVKTKAEAEAMFSKKKKERDLAVASAELNALSLVEEEVKMLPGNDESVEKQSYLQQYIESQNEMKAQAIANQQSDNAMPHKYVTFHDPQKPSSCNRDNELMTNEVHGQIFSEPQVINLNPTAQSLVPSSRRHTHNVNMSNNVNNVRQNHQSFSHPGGTFAINIPDPKWSLPPIEPNTFDGEPMEFPSWLKNFETYVESKTSIGKERLAYIDRYTTGEAKDAIKMLMHFNSDADYVQAKKILSDRFGNKSIIADAYTKKLMNWLPISPHNGPALTAFSDFLKCCLAAMKHTSYLSFLNDPREQRKVLAKLPEHVVHDWRKQAMIYLDTNSNNNTSSSNEEHHPPLEMLCEFVQKEAKGASNPFLSWNSVSREVNDWIKTQTRATNWKPRESNIMTKNRGSRTFMAKSIEEKPMWSFQSKVNVQANKQYPKDQERKGRFCHYCAKDHDLDDCKEFAKLDGNTRYKFVKEKWLCTGCLKMGHKEKDCRRRKVCKVCQRYHPTALHNDDMTRTESQKVPAQATQPKDDKPTVVANKVKVTESVTHDMHTMIVPVWLYHVSNEANKVLVYALLDEQSDASFIKESTLNKLGVSGPSVSLNIHTISGKQITDSIKIHGLKVRGYNEEVEISIPSAYSTENISAGRSQIPRPETACDWPHLKAISDKLMKYDPNIDIGLLIGLDCAKAIMAEEQIAGDSKKHPYARRTELGWGSLVKSHPIQVHWRIQW, from the coding sequence atgtctgatactgaggaaattaatgccatagatggccttagggaaggtgagggtgagcaagtggacagggatcaaacttgtattgaagaagttagtgtcagggagcgagtgccaaccgacaaaggaagggaatatcaagtcagtgtaaccaaaggaagagcagagtcctgtaagcgtaaatggagcagtgttaccagcaaaattaagaaaggattaaaaattgtaattagcccctttgaattagagcccatgtcaagtgaagtaatagaggcatttcatcagtattatgtggaatacacaaagctggtggaactagagccagaaaggtcagaggagctaaatgaagagctggaacacaatcaacaagttcaccatgaaatattagaaagtatagaatgtaaaagaaaggagttaaagaatgacagaggatcaatttgttctagcaaatggtctagacattctagagtctcatctacttcatcacgtttatcagcacaaagaaagcaagaagtagcagcaaaggtagccagacttagaaaggaaatggaatatcatgatagtttagcagaggcagaagttatgttagttaagacaaaagcagaggcagaagcaatgttctcaaagaaaaagaaagagagagatttagcagttgctagtgcagaacttaatgctcttagcttagttgaagaagaagtaaaaatgcttccaggtaatgatgaaagtgtagagaagcaaagttatcttcaacaatacatagagtcacaaaatgaaatgaaagcacaagcaattgcaaatcaacaaagtgacaatgccatgcctcacaaatatgttacattccatgacccacagaaaccttcttcttgcaatagagataatgaattgatgacaaatgaagtacatggacaaatatttagtgaacctcaggtaataaatctcaaccctacagctcaaagtcttgtaccaagctctcgtagacacactcataatgtcaacatgtctaataatgtgaataatgtgagacagaatcatcaatccttttcccatcctgggggaacctttgcaatcaacatacctgatcccaagtggagcctccctccaatagagcctaacacctttgatggagaacccatggaatttccaagttggttgaaaaactttgaaacttatgtagagtctaaaacttctattggtaaagagagacttgcctacatagacaggtatacaactggtgaggcaaaggatgccattaaaatgttaatgcactttaactctgatgctgactatgtgcaagcaaagaaaattcttagtgatagatttggaaacaaaagcatcatagctgatgcttacacaaaaaagttaatgaattggctaccaatctctccacataatggtccagcattaacagcattctcagattttttgaagtgctgtttagctgcaatgaaacacacttcttatttgtcatttctaaatgaccctagagagcagagaaaggtgctagcaaaactccctgaacatgttgttcatgactggagaaagcaagcgatgatatatcttgatactaacagtaataacaacacttctagtagcaatgaagagcaccacccacccttggaaatgttatgtgaatttgtccagaaagaagcaaaaggagcaagcaatccatttctttcctggaattcagtaagtagggaagtaaatgattggatcaaaactcaaacaagggcaaccaattggaaaccaagggaatcaaacatcatgacaaagaatagagggagtagaactttcatggctaaatcaattgaggaaaaaccaatgtggtcattccaaagtaaagtaaatgtacaagccaacaaacagtatcccaaggaccaggaaaggaaaggacgattctgtcactactgtgcaaaggatcatgatttagatgattgcaaggaatttgccaaacttgatggtaatactaggtacaaatttgtaaaagaaaaatggttatgtacagggtgtctaaaaatgggtcacaaagaaaaggattgtagaagaaggaaagtttgtaaagtatgtcagagataccatcccacagctcttcacaatgatgatatgacaagaactgagagccaaaaggtgccagcacaagcaactcagcctaaagatgataaacccacagtagtagcaaataaggtcaaagttacagaatcagtgacacatgacatgcacaccatgatagttcctgtatggttatatcatgttagtaatgaagcgaataaagttttagtgtatgccctgctggatgagcagtctgatgcttcattcatcaaggaaagcactctgaataaattgggagttagtggaccatcagtgtcactcaatatccacacaataagtggaaaacaaattactgattctatcaaaattcatggacttaaagtaagaggttataatgaagaagtggaaatatcaatcccttcagcatattca